The stretch of DNA CGTAATGAATGATGAGTCGGAAAAAGAAATCAACGAACGTGTGATGAAACAAGTGAATGAAGCCACTGATTATGCAGAGAATGCACCGTATGCAGCACCTGAACACGCGCTGAAATACGTTTATGCGGATAAGTAAGGGGGATGTAACATGGCAGTAATTTCATATATAGATGCGGTCACAATGGCCATTCGAGAAGAAATGGAAAGAGATCCAAAGGTTTTTGTTCTTGGTGAAGACGTTGGGGTAAAAGGCGGAGTATTTAAGGCAACTCAAGGCTTATATGAACAATTTGGAGAAGAGCGTGTGATTGACACACCACTAGCTGAATCTGCGATAGCCGGGGTAGGAATTGGTGCAGCGATGTACGGAATGAGACCCATTGCAGAAATGCAATTTGCTGATTTTATTATGCCTGCTGTGAACCAAATTATTTCAGAGGCCGCAAAGATTCGTTATCGTTCAAATAACGACTGGAACTGTCCAATGGTCATTCGTGCACCATATGGTGGTGGAGTTCACGGTGCACTTTACCATTCACAATCTGTTGAAGCGGTGTTTGCGAATACTCCAGGCTTGAAAATTGTTATGCCTTCAACTCCATACGATGTTAAGGGCCTATTAAAAGCTGCTATTCGTGATAATGATCCAGTTTTATTCTTCGAGCATAAGCGGGCATACCGTCTAATTAAAGGAGAAGTGCCAACTGATGATTACACCTTGCCAATTGGAAAAGCAGATGTGAAGCGTGAAGGTGAAGACATTACGGTTATCACTTATGGGCTATGTGTTCATTTTGCCCTTCAGGCTGCCGAAAAATTAGCTAAGGATGGAATCTCCACTCATATTCTTGATCTAAGAACGGTTTATCCTTTAGATAAAGAGGCAATCATTGAAGCTGCTTCTAAAACTGGTAAAGTATTACTTGTTACCGAGGATAATAAAGAAGGCAGTATTATTAGTGAAGTATCTGCTATCATAGCCGAAAATTGTTTGTTTGAATTAGACGCTCCAATTATGCGCTTAGCTGGTCCAGATGTCCCAGCGATGCCATATGCTCCGACAATGGAGAAGTTCTTTATGGTTAATCCTGATAAAGTTGAAAAAGCAATGCGAGAATTAGCGGAATATTAAAACGAAAAGCGGAGGCGACTTGGGCAGCCCCGACAAGCGTAAGACGAGCCGGCAGCAAGGTTGCTTTTTAACCTTCTTGACGGATTGGCTTATGACCTCGAGAGGGTAGTCGCCGTAGCTAGACAATAGGAGGCCGGAAGCTTGGTTATTGAACAAATTAAAATGCCTCAGTTAGGGGAAAGTGTAACCGAAGGAACAATCTCAAAGTGGCTTGTTTCTGTCGGTGATAAAGTGAATAAATACGATCCATTAGCTGAAGTCATGACAGATAAAGTAAATGCAGAAGTTCCTTCTTCCTTCACAGGTACCATTAAAGAGTTGGTTGCCGAGGATGGAGATACACTTGCGGTCGGAGAAATCATTTGTACAATTGAAATCGAAGGTGGCAATGCACAAGAAGAGAAGGCTAGTGAGCAAAAAACAGAAGTAACAGAGACAGTGGTTGTTTCCGAGCAGGCTGATCAAGGAAACAAGGCCCGTTATTCACCAGCTGTTTTAAAAATTTCTCAGGAAAATGGAATTGATTTAACACAGGTGACAGGTACCGGTGCAGGGGGCCGTATAACAAGAAAAGATTTATTGAAATTAATTGAATCAGGGAATATTCCAACTGCAGGTGCAAAAGTAGAGGCACCAAAGCAGGCAGCGACTCAACCAGAAGAAGCAGTTTCATCCGTTTCCACTCAGCCAGCTGCAGCTCCAAAACCATCTGTTCCTGCTCCGAGTATCCCTGTTGCAGCAGGCGATATCGAAATACCAGTAACAGGAATCCGTAAAGCAATTGCGGCAAACATGCTCCGCAGCAAGCACGAAGCACCGCATGCATGGACCATGATTGAAGTCGATGCAACAAACCTTGTAGAATACCGCAATTCTTTAAAGGATGAGTTTAAGAAAAAAGAAGGCTTCAACTTAACTTTCTTTGCATTCTTCGTAAAAGCAGTTGCGCAAGCTCTAAAAGAATTCCCACAGATTAATTCCATGTGGGCTGGAGATAAGATTATTCAAAAGAAAGACATCAATATCTCGATTGCCGTAGCAACTGATGATGCATTGTATGTACCAGTTATTAAACACGCAGATGAGAAAACCATTAAAGGAATTGCTCGTGAAATCTCGGAATTAGCAATTAAAGTTAGAAATGGTAAACTACGTTCAGAAGATATGCAGGGTGGAACGTTTACTGTAAACAATACTGGCTCTTTTGGTTCTGTTCAATCAATGGGAATTATCAACTACCCACAGGCAGCAATTCTACAAGTAGAATCTATCGTAAAGCGACCAGTCGTCATGAACAATGGAATGATTGCTGTTCGTGATATGGTGAATCTATGTATGTCACTTGACCACAGGGTATTAGATGGACTTGTTTGCGGCCGATTCCTTCAACGAGTAAAAGAAATTCTGGAAAACACATCAAAATCAACAACTTCTATTTACTAATGAAAATAACCGCTTCCGGGTTCGGTAGCGGTTTTTTATTGCTTGTCTTGTCTTTGTGTCCTAAAATAGAGATATCAAGTAATTTAGAGAATATTTCGTTATTTTATTTTAAGATAGGGGGGGAAACAAATGAGTTTAGAGAAATTACTTAATCAGGCTTTTTCTTTGAAGACGAAAGCGGATTGGAAAGTAAAGGCAGAGGAATCACTAAAAGGTAAAAGTGTTGAAACATTAAAAAGCAGTACATATGAAAACATAATTTTGGAACCGCTTTATTCCCGGGAAGATGATAAGAAGACACCAGATTATCCGGGAGGTTCTGATTTTCGTAGAGGCATTAATTCATTAGGATATGTAACAAAAGAATGGAAGGTTGCGCAGCGAATTTCATATAATTCTGTTGATGAATTGAAGGAAAAGCTTCATGAGAACGTTGAAAAAGGACAAACAGCTCTTTCATTTGAAGTTTCAGAGGCTCTTTTAGAAACAAAAGAAAGGTTAAATGAAATACTTGGGGATTTACCTTCTATATTCCCGTTTGCAGTAAATGGGAGAGGCATGCAATCAACATTTCTAGCAGCTTTAGCAAAACATGAGGATATCGCTACACAAATTAGTGGGTATATTGGCAGCGACCCAATCTCTTTGTTTGCAGAGGATGGAGTCATTGAAGAAGACTTTTTCAAGGGTTGGGTCAATGATATAAAACTGGCAAATCTAAAACTACCAAAATTAAGGACAGTTTTAATAAATACATCAACCTACCATCAAGGAGGCGCCAATGCAGTTCAGGAACTGGGAATTGCAGCTGCAACTGGTACCTTCTATCTTCAGACGCTGCTTGAAGACGGAATGAAGCTTGAGGAGATTCTTACCAAGATGGTTTTTCAAT from Neobacillus sp. CF12 encodes:
- a CDS encoding alpha-ketoacid dehydrogenase subunit beta, encoding MAVISYIDAVTMAIREEMERDPKVFVLGEDVGVKGGVFKATQGLYEQFGEERVIDTPLAESAIAGVGIGAAMYGMRPIAEMQFADFIMPAVNQIISEAAKIRYRSNNDWNCPMVIRAPYGGGVHGALYHSQSVEAVFANTPGLKIVMPSTPYDVKGLLKAAIRDNDPVLFFEHKRAYRLIKGEVPTDDYTLPIGKADVKREGEDITVITYGLCVHFALQAAEKLAKDGISTHILDLRTVYPLDKEAIIEAASKTGKVLLVTEDNKEGSIISEVSAIIAENCLFELDAPIMRLAGPDVPAMPYAPTMEKFFMVNPDKVEKAMRELAEY
- a CDS encoding dihydrolipoamide acetyltransferase family protein; the protein is MVIEQIKMPQLGESVTEGTISKWLVSVGDKVNKYDPLAEVMTDKVNAEVPSSFTGTIKELVAEDGDTLAVGEIICTIEIEGGNAQEEKASEQKTEVTETVVVSEQADQGNKARYSPAVLKISQENGIDLTQVTGTGAGGRITRKDLLKLIESGNIPTAGAKVEAPKQAATQPEEAVSSVSTQPAAAPKPSVPAPSIPVAAGDIEIPVTGIRKAIAANMLRSKHEAPHAWTMIEVDATNLVEYRNSLKDEFKKKEGFNLTFFAFFVKAVAQALKEFPQINSMWAGDKIIQKKDINISIAVATDDALYVPVIKHADEKTIKGIAREISELAIKVRNGKLRSEDMQGGTFTVNNTGSFGSVQSMGIINYPQAAILQVESIVKRPVVMNNGMIAVRDMVNLCMSLDHRVLDGLVCGRFLQRVKEILENTSKSTTSIY